The following proteins come from a genomic window of Streptomyces sp. NBC_00539:
- a CDS encoding pyridoxal-phosphate dependent enzyme has protein sequence MTHELPGYVCPLDGTRADVATARWCCPACGGPWDLDFTPDPAAPLEPAAGPWSLWRYAPVLPLSGEVPVSLGEGHTPLVPLTDRIRAKLDFLMPTLSFKDRGTVMLVELARRLGPERVVADSSGNAGTAFAAYCARAGLPCEVFVPEGTAEKKTERMRAHGAAVRVVPGGREAAARAAREAADEPGVFYASHVFNPYFLHGTKTYVYEVWEELGGRLPEVLVVPVGNGTLLLGAALAAEELARRGVRPPALIGVQAEAVAPLAAAFAAGAQDAEPVAQRPTLAEGIAIPAPPRARQILAAVRRSGGAIVTVPDDRLRAARADLARRGLSVEPTAAACWAAVAPSSPADLLRSRTAVLPLCGAATSGPA, from the coding sequence ATGACCCACGAACTGCCGGGCTACGTATGCCCCTTGGACGGAACGCGGGCGGACGTGGCGACCGCGCGGTGGTGCTGCCCGGCGTGCGGCGGCCCCTGGGACCTCGACTTCACGCCGGACCCGGCCGCGCCGCTGGAACCGGCGGCCGGTCCCTGGTCGTTGTGGCGGTACGCGCCCGTGCTGCCGCTTTCCGGGGAGGTCCCCGTCTCGCTCGGCGAGGGGCACACCCCGCTGGTGCCGCTGACGGACCGGATCCGGGCCAAGCTCGACTTCCTGATGCCGACGCTGTCCTTCAAGGACCGGGGCACGGTGATGCTGGTGGAACTGGCCCGCAGGCTCGGGCCCGAGCGGGTGGTCGCGGACAGCAGCGGCAACGCGGGGACGGCGTTCGCGGCGTACTGCGCGCGGGCCGGGCTGCCCTGTGAGGTCTTCGTGCCGGAAGGCACCGCGGAGAAGAAGACCGAGCGGATGCGGGCCCACGGCGCGGCCGTCCGGGTCGTGCCGGGCGGGCGCGAGGCGGCGGCGCGGGCGGCGCGGGAGGCCGCCGACGAGCCGGGGGTCTTCTACGCGAGCCACGTCTTCAACCCGTACTTCCTGCACGGGACGAAGACGTACGTGTACGAGGTCTGGGAGGAGCTCGGGGGCCGGCTCCCCGAGGTGCTGGTGGTGCCTGTGGGCAACGGCACGCTGCTGCTGGGCGCGGCGCTGGCGGCGGAGGAACTGGCGCGGCGCGGGGTACGGCCGCCGGCGCTGATCGGCGTCCAGGCGGAGGCGGTGGCCCCGCTGGCGGCGGCGTTCGCTGCGGGCGCGCAGGACGCGGAGCCGGTGGCGCAGCGGCCGACCCTGGCGGAGGGCATCGCGATCCCGGCCCCGCCGCGGGCGCGGCAGATCCTGGCAGCGGTCCGCCGGTCGGGCGGCGCCATCGTGACGGTCCCGGACGACCGCCTCCGCGCGGCGCGCGCCGACCTCGCCCGGCGCGGTCTCTCGGTCGAGCCCACAGCTGCCGCCTGCTGGGCGGCGGTCGCCCCCTCCTCACCCGCCGACCTCCTCCGCTCCCGCACGGCGGTCCTCCCCCTGTGCGGAGCAGCCACCTCCGGGCCGGCCTAG
- a CDS encoding ATP-binding protein: MIGVIDTDGECAEWAFPAEPGSVRTARHAVRGKLRAWGLDSVGDVTVLLVSELVTNSLRYASGPIGVRLERRGPDTGDTATGPALIVEVSDPLPDPPRERVANPDDEGGRGLHLVAMSARRWGTRHGKSGKTVWFELALPGE, encoded by the coding sequence GTGATCGGCGTGATCGACACAGACGGTGAGTGCGCCGAGTGGGCCTTCCCGGCCGAGCCCGGTTCCGTCCGCACCGCTCGCCACGCCGTGCGCGGAAAGCTGCGCGCCTGGGGTCTGGACTCCGTCGGTGACGTCACCGTCTTGCTGGTCAGCGAGCTGGTGACCAACTCCCTGCGCTACGCTTCCGGCCCCATCGGCGTGCGCCTGGAGAGGCGCGGACCCGACACCGGGGACACCGCCACGGGTCCGGCGCTTATCGTGGAGGTTTCCGATCCGCTTCCGGATCCGCCCCGTGAGCGGGTCGCGAACCCCGACGACGAGGGAGGCCGGGGCCTGCACCTCGTGGCCATGTCGGCGCGCCGCTGGGGCACGCGGCACGGGAAGTCGGGCAAGACCGTGTGGTTCGAGTTGGCACTTCCTGGTGAGTAA
- a CDS encoding alpha/beta hydrolase gives MQQDQQGDAGPTTTGAAPGATTGAAPGAATTSGTTGRRRRLILLGGGLALALVAGGGVAAYKTGFFSGVGEPVAFGKTQETAAATVDMPKGVRMPTGPKAAFVRAARLPDGTQIAKTTLTGAKSGFTGDVWVWVPKEYDEPRYAKSAFPVLISLPGGRGYPTNYWGTGPGLGLQQAVADGVKAGTSLPFILVMPVINADTKHHYDGSDIPGQPKMGTWMADDVPDFTKANFRTFTSRDGWAFMGSSSGGFGAFKHVLKYPDRFKAVIASGVDFVPDSPLWKGNRRAMDENNPEKLAEQLIGEGGPDVYVNFQIGTKESGRDLAEKFMRQYGKGPVHTRLQVIQDGEHNGKSYVRGMREGSLEWISKVMLAPTPDPDVP, from the coding sequence GTGCAGCAAGACCAGCAAGGCGACGCCGGCCCGACGACCACGGGTGCGGCTCCGGGTGCGACCACGGGTGCGGCTCCGGGAGCGGCCACAACGAGCGGAACGACCGGCCGGCGCCGTCGGCTGATCCTCCTCGGCGGCGGCCTCGCCCTCGCCCTCGTCGCCGGGGGCGGCGTGGCGGCGTACAAGACCGGCTTCTTCTCGGGCGTGGGCGAACCGGTCGCGTTCGGCAAGACGCAGGAGACCGCCGCGGCCACCGTGGACATGCCCAAGGGGGTCCGCATGCCCACCGGCCCGAAGGCCGCGTTCGTGCGCGCCGCCCGGCTGCCCGACGGCACCCAGATCGCCAAGACCACCCTGACCGGGGCGAAGTCCGGCTTCACCGGCGACGTGTGGGTGTGGGTCCCGAAGGAGTACGACGAGCCGAGGTACGCCAAGAGCGCCTTCCCGGTCCTGATCTCGCTGCCCGGCGGCCGCGGCTACCCCACCAACTACTGGGGTACCGGCCCGGGCCTCGGCCTCCAGCAGGCCGTCGCCGACGGGGTGAAGGCCGGCACCAGCCTGCCGTTCATCCTGGTCATGCCGGTGATCAACGCCGACACCAAGCACCACTACGACGGCTCCGACATCCCCGGCCAGCCCAAGATGGGCACCTGGATGGCCGATGACGTCCCGGACTTCACCAAGGCCAATTTCCGCACCTTCACCTCCCGCGACGGCTGGGCCTTCATGGGCTCCTCCTCGGGCGGCTTCGGCGCCTTCAAGCACGTCCTCAAATACCCCGACCGCTTCAAGGCCGTCATCGCGAGCGGCGTGGACTTCGTCCCCGACTCCCCGCTGTGGAAGGGGAACCGGAGGGCCATGGACGAGAACAACCCCGAGAAGCTCGCCGAGCAGCTGATCGGGGAGGGCGGCCCGGACGTCTACGTCAACTTCCAGATCGGCACCAAGGAGAGCGGCCGCGACCTCGCCGAGAAGTTCATGCGGCAGTACGGGAAGGGCCCCGTGCACACCCGGCTCCAGGTGATCCAGGATGGCGAGCACAATGGCAAGTCGTACGTGCGCGGCATGCGGGAGGGTTCGTTGGAGTGGATCAGCAAGGTGATGCTCGCCCCGACCCCAGACCCCGACGTGCCGTGA
- a CDS encoding (deoxy)nucleoside triphosphate pyrophosphohydrolase, which translates to MTVRVVVGGALCHDGRLLAARRSAPPEVAGRWELPGGKTEPGESVPEALVRELREELGVETEALERIPGEWPLGPGLVLHVWTARLLSGVPAPLEDHDELRWLGPDELDCVDWLDQDRPAVAEAGRRLSLRGRD; encoded by the coding sequence ATGACTGTACGCGTGGTCGTGGGCGGAGCCCTTTGTCATGACGGGCGCCTGCTGGCGGCCCGGCGCAGCGCGCCCCCCGAGGTGGCCGGCCGGTGGGAACTCCCGGGCGGGAAGACCGAACCGGGCGAGTCGGTCCCCGAGGCGCTGGTGCGCGAACTGCGCGAGGAGCTCGGCGTGGAGACCGAGGCGCTGGAGCGGATCCCGGGCGAGTGGCCGCTCGGGCCCGGCCTGGTCCTGCACGTGTGGACGGCCCGGCTGCTGTCGGGGGTGCCGGCGCCACTGGAGGACCACGACGAACTGCGCTGGCTGGGCCCGGACGAGCTGGACTGTGTGGACTGGCTCGACCAGGACCGCCCGGCCGTCGCGGAAGCCGGCCGCCGCCTGTCCCTGCGCGGGCGCGACTGA
- a CDS encoding isocitrate lyase/PEP mutase family protein: MTATRATAAAFAALHTPARPLALANAWDVASARLVEAAGAAAVATTSAGVAWSLGAPDGDALARDRALDLIARVAAAVSVPVTADIEGGFAADPAGVGETVTGVLAAGAVGINIEDGNRAPADHAARIAAARAAAEAAGIPLFINARVDTYLFGLGEPHTRLDETLARAAAYLRAGASGIFVPGVTDPSTIAELAKGIDAPLNVLVGPGAPAVAELGALGAARVSLGSGVAEAAYAVVRRATEELLTAGTYETLGGSLPYGELNALLKG; this comes from the coding sequence ATGACAGCCACCCGCGCCACCGCCGCCGCGTTCGCCGCTCTGCACACCCCCGCCCGCCCCCTGGCCCTCGCCAACGCCTGGGACGTCGCCAGCGCCCGCCTCGTCGAGGCCGCCGGGGCCGCCGCCGTGGCCACCACCAGCGCCGGCGTCGCCTGGTCCCTCGGCGCGCCCGACGGCGACGCCCTCGCCCGCGACCGCGCGCTCGACCTCATCGCCCGCGTGGCCGCCGCCGTCTCCGTGCCCGTCACCGCCGACATCGAGGGCGGCTTCGCCGCCGACCCCGCCGGCGTCGGCGAGACCGTCACCGGGGTCCTGGCCGCCGGCGCGGTGGGGATCAACATCGAGGACGGCAACCGCGCCCCCGCCGACCACGCCGCCCGCATCGCCGCCGCCCGCGCCGCCGCGGAGGCCGCCGGGATCCCCCTCTTCATCAACGCCCGCGTGGACACGTACCTCTTCGGCCTCGGCGAACCGCACACCCGCCTCGACGAGACCCTCGCCCGCGCCGCCGCCTACCTCCGCGCCGGCGCCTCCGGCATCTTCGTCCCGGGCGTCACCGACCCCTCCACCATCGCGGAACTCGCCAAGGGCATCGACGCCCCGCTCAACGTCCTCGTCGGCCCCGGCGCCCCGGCCGTCGCCGAACTCGGCGCCCTCGGCGCGGCCCGCGTCAGCCTCGGGTCCGGGGTGGCCGAGGCCGCGTACGCCGTCGTCCGCCGCGCCACCGAGGAGCTGCTCACCGCCGGAACCTACGAGACGCTCGGCGGCTCCCTCCCATACGGCGAGCTGAACGCCCTGCTCAAGGGCTGA
- a CDS encoding trypsin-like serine peptidase, with the protein MRGRVVAALAAAGIAAVFGVAFVEATGDRAVHPFPTVGVLMANGEHWCTASVVDSPKGNVVATAAHCVAPAGEDGQPGEVAHDGLAIGELAFAPAFSGAGAGTRPLGLWKVRSIHVDDRWTKWGDETADFAFLTVEPDEDGRSLQDRVGRDEVPKPDWTSGYEREVTVVGYPEADRNPQNKPVSCTTQTRHDEDDPAMLYISCSGFWTGTSGSPWIADRGGPGRPGRLIGVLSGGDTDVDSTAALFDERAKALYDRAARG; encoded by the coding sequence GTGAGGGGACGCGTCGTCGCCGCGCTGGCCGCCGCCGGGATCGCGGCGGTGTTCGGCGTCGCGTTCGTCGAGGCGACGGGCGACCGGGCGGTGCACCCCTTCCCCACCGTCGGGGTCCTGATGGCCAACGGGGAGCACTGGTGCACGGCCAGCGTGGTCGACAGCCCCAAGGGCAACGTCGTCGCCACCGCCGCGCACTGCGTGGCCCCCGCCGGCGAGGACGGACAGCCGGGTGAGGTCGCGCACGACGGCCTCGCCATCGGTGAGCTCGCCTTCGCGCCCGCCTTCTCCGGCGCGGGCGCGGGCACCCGGCCCCTCGGGCTGTGGAAGGTGCGGTCCATCCACGTCGACGACCGCTGGACGAAGTGGGGCGACGAGACCGCCGACTTCGCCTTCCTCACCGTCGAGCCCGACGAGGACGGCCGCAGCCTGCAGGACCGGGTCGGACGCGACGAGGTGCCGAAGCCCGACTGGACCTCCGGGTACGAGAGGGAGGTCACCGTCGTCGGTTACCCGGAGGCCGACCGCAACCCGCAGAACAAGCCGGTCTCCTGCACGACGCAGACCCGCCACGACGAGGACGACCCCGCCATGCTGTACATCAGCTGCTCGGGATTCTGGACGGGTACCAGCGGCAGCCCCTGGATCGCCGACCGGGGCGGCCCCGGGCGGCCGGGACGGCTGATCGGGGTGCTCAGCGGCGGCGACACGGACGTGGACTCCACGGCCGCGCTCTTCGACGAACGGGCGAAGGCCCTGTACGACCGGGCGGCGCGCGGCTGA
- a CDS encoding EamA family transporter translates to MRTSKISGSVWIALTLVYVLWGSTYLAIRIVVQTMPPFLSAGARFITAGLLLAAIVAWRFGPSALRVTRAQLGSAALVGLLLVLGGNGLVVLGETSVPSGLAALLIAAVPVWLVVLRAATGDRPPVRTVAGVLLGLAGLAVLTSPAFGGEVRLSGVLLVLTASVLWALGSFSSSKLSLPANPFAGSAYQMLAGGIGGVLTGVARGELHALRPSEFSTASWLALGYLVVFGSLVAFTSYVWLLSSAPLSLVATYAYVNPVVAVALGSLILDEPLTWPIVTGGAIVVAGVGLIVSTERG, encoded by the coding sequence GTGCGCACATCGAAGATCTCCGGCTCGGTCTGGATCGCCCTCACCCTCGTGTACGTCCTGTGGGGCTCGACCTACCTCGCCATCCGCATCGTCGTGCAGACGATGCCCCCGTTCCTCTCGGCCGGGGCCCGGTTCATCACGGCCGGGCTCCTGCTGGCCGCGATCGTCGCCTGGCGCTTCGGACCGTCCGCGCTCCGCGTCACCCGCGCGCAGCTCGGTTCGGCGGCGCTGGTGGGCCTGCTGCTGGTCCTCGGCGGCAACGGCCTGGTGGTGCTCGGCGAGACCTCGGTCCCGTCCGGCCTCGCCGCCCTCCTGATCGCCGCCGTGCCGGTGTGGCTCGTGGTGCTGCGGGCGGCCACCGGGGACCGGCCGCCGGTGCGCACCGTGGCCGGGGTGCTGCTGGGACTGGCCGGTCTGGCGGTGCTGACCAGTCCCGCGTTCGGCGGCGAGGTACGTCTGTCGGGGGTGCTGCTGGTGCTGACCGCCTCGGTGCTGTGGGCGCTCGGCTCGTTCTCCTCCTCCAAGCTGTCGCTGCCCGCCAATCCGTTCGCGGGCAGTGCGTACCAGATGCTCGCGGGCGGGATCGGCGGCGTCCTCACCGGTGTCGCCCGGGGCGAGCTGCACGCCCTGCGCCCGTCGGAGTTCTCCACCGCCTCGTGGCTGGCGCTCGGCTACCTCGTGGTCTTCGGCTCGCTCGTCGCCTTCACCTCGTACGTGTGGCTGCTGAGCTCGGCGCCGCTGTCGCTGGTGGCCACGTACGCCTACGTCAATCCGGTCGTCGCCGTCGCGCTGGGCTCGCTGATCCTGGACGAGCCGCTGACCTGGCCGATCGTGACAGGCGGGGCGATCGTGGTGGCGGGAGTGGGTCTGATCGTGAGCACCGAACGCGGCTGA
- a CDS encoding GntR family transcriptional regulator, translating to MTFGEQPAYLRVAGDLRRKIVDGSLPPHARLPSQARIREEYGVSDTVALEARKVLMAEGLVEGRSGSGTYVREQPVPRRVARSGYRTGGPSTPFRQEQADAAARGTWESNSDQADAPPEIAKRLGVAPGDRVMRTRYVFRDAGEAMMLSTSWEPLAVTGRTPVMLPEEGPLAGSGVVERMAAIDVVVDNVVEEVGARPGLAEEISLLGGVPGHVVLVVSRTYYASGLAVETADVVVPADRYRLAYHLPVR from the coding sequence GTGACTTTCGGTGAGCAGCCGGCCTATCTGCGCGTCGCCGGTGATCTGCGACGGAAGATCGTCGATGGGTCCCTGCCCCCGCACGCCCGGCTCCCCTCGCAGGCCCGCATCCGCGAGGAGTACGGGGTGTCCGACACCGTGGCGCTGGAGGCACGCAAGGTGCTCATGGCGGAGGGGCTCGTGGAGGGCCGCTCCGGCTCCGGTACGTACGTGCGCGAACAGCCCGTGCCGCGCCGGGTCGCCCGCTCCGGCTACCGCACCGGCGGCCCGTCCACGCCGTTCCGCCAGGAGCAGGCGGACGCGGCGGCCCGCGGCACGTGGGAGTCGAACAGCGATCAGGCCGACGCCCCGCCGGAGATCGCCAAGCGGCTGGGCGTCGCGCCGGGGGACAGGGTGATGCGGACGCGGTACGTCTTCCGCGACGCGGGGGAGGCGATGATGCTCTCCACCTCCTGGGAGCCCCTGGCCGTGACCGGCCGGACCCCGGTGATGCTGCCCGAGGAGGGGCCGCTGGCCGGGTCCGGGGTGGTGGAGCGGATGGCCGCGATCGACGTCGTCGTGGACAACGTGGTGGAGGAGGTCGGGGCGCGCCCGGGCCTCGCGGAGGAGATCTCCCTGCTGGGCGGCGTCCCGGGGCACGTGGTCCTGGTGGTGAGCCGCACCTACTACGCCTCCGGGCTGGCCGTCGAGACCGCCGACGTGGTCGTTCCGGCGGACCGTTACCGGCTGGCCTACCACCTGCCCGTGCGGTAG
- a CDS encoding DUF4190 domain-containing protein: MTTPPPPFPPTGPGHHWPPPSPPSVWGSPAAAPLPPALNGFAAASLPVGLLCLPPLGVVFAVVALVQIARKGDRGKALAVVGLVVSLLMSAVLVYATGRYADPFFRRLGAQSARAHVEGRLTDMDALRPGDCFNVPGGDLLAGRAVAYRTPCAGVHHAEVTSSGPMKDGSFPGAERLKEQATAACWKAQDAYAMDSWAVPAYAEMYYFAPSREAWRLGDRRLVCVIGTSSREHRGSLRKDEGALRPDQVTFLRAMNAADQAVGREPEEDVDGAFAQYRIWAREVEAALGEESRMLGAVPSARPEGAAAAAARLREVEAARKEWRRAAAATTPDQFEEAWDRAVEAVTIDSEKALRGAYGLSTEVPQWLRSGPGGPGGQGGGGPAKGPSAERV; encoded by the coding sequence GTGACCACTCCGCCCCCACCGTTCCCGCCCACCGGTCCGGGCCACCACTGGCCCCCGCCGTCCCCTCCCTCGGTGTGGGGCTCGCCCGCGGCGGCCCCGCTGCCGCCCGCCCTCAACGGCTTCGCCGCCGCCTCGCTGCCGGTCGGGCTGCTCTGCCTGCCGCCGCTGGGCGTGGTCTTCGCCGTCGTCGCGCTGGTACAGATCGCGCGCAAGGGCGACCGCGGCAAGGCGCTGGCCGTGGTGGGCCTGGTGGTGTCCCTGCTGATGAGCGCGGTCCTGGTCTACGCCACGGGCCGGTACGCCGACCCCTTCTTCCGGCGCCTGGGCGCGCAGAGTGCCCGCGCGCACGTCGAGGGCCGGCTGACTGACATGGACGCCCTGCGGCCCGGCGACTGCTTCAACGTCCCCGGCGGCGACCTGCTCGCCGGGCGCGCGGTCGCCTACCGGACGCCCTGCGCGGGCGTGCACCACGCGGAGGTGACGTCCTCGGGCCCCATGAAGGACGGCTCCTTCCCCGGTGCGGAGCGGCTCAAGGAGCAGGCCACGGCCGCGTGCTGGAAGGCGCAGGACGCGTACGCCATGGACAGCTGGGCGGTGCCCGCTTACGCCGAGATGTACTACTTCGCCCCCTCGCGCGAGGCGTGGCGGCTCGGCGACCGGCGGCTGGTGTGCGTCATAGGCACCTCGTCCCGGGAGCACCGGGGCAGCCTGCGCAAGGACGAGGGGGCCCTGAGGCCGGACCAGGTGACGTTCCTGCGGGCGATGAACGCGGCCGACCAGGCGGTGGGGCGCGAGCCCGAGGAGGACGTCGACGGCGCGTTCGCGCAGTACCGGATCTGGGCGCGGGAGGTCGAGGCGGCGCTGGGGGAGGAGTCGCGGATGCTGGGCGCCGTCCCGTCTGCGCGCCCCGAGGGGGCGGCCGCGGCGGCCGCGCGGCTCAGGGAGGTCGAGGCGGCGCGCAAGGAGTGGCGGCGGGCGGCGGCGGCGACGACCCCGGACCAGTTCGAGGAGGCGTGGGACCGGGCGGTGGAGGCGGTCACGATCGACTCGGAGAAGGCGTTGCGCGGGGCGTACGGACTCTCGACGGAGGTTCCGCAGTGGCTGCGGTCGGGCCCGGGCGGTCCGGGTGGCCAGGGTGGCGGCGGTCCCGCGAAGGGTCCGTCGGCCGAGCGCGTGTGA
- a CDS encoding SPOR domain-containing protein, whose product MNDSGALLSWLVIRQDDNGNRYRVGRYASEAEAQKVADSLEDRGHKQLYWVERVGQDTKTATTN is encoded by the coding sequence ATGAACGACAGCGGTGCCCTGCTCTCATGGCTGGTCATACGTCAGGACGACAACGGCAACCGCTACCGGGTGGGCCGGTACGCCTCCGAGGCCGAGGCCCAGAAGGTCGCCGACAGTCTCGAAGACCGAGGACACAAGCAGCTCTACTGGGTCGAGCGGGTCGGTCAGGACACCAAGACCGCGACGACGAACTGA
- a CDS encoding SpoIIE family protein phosphatase: protein MSEIPAQAHQARERGETWHDSLWHSSPPGSIYDYIRVASFSIGPDGLIDQWSLRAEELFGLTAAQAVGRDPVDAFMPPELRAGGHRKVAEILDGEEWTGLIPFRIPGGDGAHGVAEIYVMPTRTETGRRAALCVVVDVRQLRRIESDLAASQAIFGQSPFGFLLFGTDLTVQRANRRFATVFGGAAEEHRGRTVHDYLPPHEADRMAEALRRVLETGESVNDLRITGATPRSREDRHWSINLYRVHDGTGSPIGIAGIGIDVTRRHLAAREAAGVRRNLALLNEAGHRIGNSLDLETTARELLDVTVPGFCDLAAVDLYQGLLLGDDDRPARPQGRRRELPAVPGQGSGRAPSAPLRRVAFASAVSDAPLSGPGALVSVGEVHRYPAGSPGALALRTARPRLVEGAGSDDLVQSTLVVPMLAHDTVVGLAQFSRTKGSEPFGERDRAVAVELAARAAVCIDNARLYRREHERALILQRSLLPPGDPEAAGLDIACRYLPGNAATEVGGDWFDVIELPGHRTALVVGDVMGRGLRAAVAMGELRTAVRTLALLDLEPAEVLSALDEVARGLGAPGGAQQASRAALHSRDADRSEVYLATCVYAVYDPVTRRCTIANAGHMPPVLVEPPEEGVAPRPGLLLEVPPGMPLGVGGEPFEEVEIDLPEGALLALYTDGLVESRDHPLEEGLSGLRDALADPARPLEEVCDHVLNTLETRHGEDDIALLMARVQGLPVDAVGDWQLPREARSVGRARELARAKLPAWGLEGLLDTTELLVSELVTNALRYGEGEIRLRLLLDRTLVCEVWDANLAQPRRRRARDTDEGGRGLQLVGLLSAGWGTRRTHRGKTVWFELPLPGAAAEPVTELSAEQLLGMYG from the coding sequence GTGAGCGAGATACCTGCACAGGCACATCAGGCCCGCGAGCGCGGGGAGACGTGGCACGACTCCCTGTGGCACAGCAGCCCGCCTGGCTCGATATATGACTACATAAGAGTCGCCTCCTTCTCGATCGGACCGGACGGTCTCATCGACCAGTGGAGTCTGCGCGCCGAGGAGCTCTTCGGGCTGACCGCCGCGCAGGCGGTGGGACGCGACCCGGTCGACGCCTTCATGCCGCCGGAGCTGCGGGCCGGCGGTCACCGCAAGGTCGCCGAGATCCTCGACGGCGAGGAGTGGACCGGCCTCATCCCCTTCCGCATCCCCGGCGGGGACGGCGCGCACGGCGTCGCCGAGATCTACGTGATGCCCACCCGCACGGAGACGGGCCGGCGAGCCGCCCTGTGCGTCGTCGTCGACGTACGCCAGCTGCGCCGGATCGAATCCGACCTCGCCGCCTCGCAGGCCATATTCGGTCAATCTCCCTTCGGCTTCCTGCTGTTCGGTACGGACCTCACGGTGCAGCGCGCGAACCGCCGCTTCGCGACCGTGTTCGGCGGCGCGGCCGAGGAGCACCGGGGCCGCACGGTCCACGACTACCTGCCGCCGCACGAGGCCGACCGGATGGCCGAGGCCCTGCGGCGGGTGCTGGAGACCGGCGAGTCCGTCAACGACCTGCGGATCACCGGCGCCACCCCGCGCAGCCGCGAGGACCGCCACTGGTCGATCAACCTCTACCGGGTGCACGACGGCACCGGCAGTCCCATCGGTATCGCGGGGATCGGCATCGACGTCACCCGCCGCCACCTCGCGGCCCGTGAAGCCGCCGGGGTCCGGCGCAACCTCGCCCTCCTCAACGAGGCCGGGCACCGGATCGGCAACTCCCTCGACCTGGAGACCACCGCCCGGGAACTCCTCGACGTCACCGTCCCCGGCTTCTGCGACCTGGCCGCGGTCGACCTCTACCAGGGGCTGCTGCTCGGCGACGACGACCGCCCGGCCCGGCCGCAGGGCCGGCGGCGGGAGCTGCCGGCCGTGCCCGGGCAGGGCTCCGGGCGCGCGCCGTCCGCGCCGCTGCGGAGGGTGGCCTTCGCCTCCGCCGTGTCCGACGCCCCGCTGTCGGGGCCGGGCGCGCTGGTCTCCGTAGGAGAGGTCCACCGCTACCCGGCCGGGTCGCCGGGCGCGCTGGCCCTGCGGACGGCCAGGCCCCGGCTCGTCGAGGGTGCCGGGAGCGACGACCTCGTGCAGTCGACGCTGGTCGTGCCGATGCTCGCCCACGACACGGTGGTCGGACTCGCCCAGTTCTCCCGCACGAAGGGCAGCGAACCGTTCGGCGAACGCGACCGGGCCGTCGCGGTGGAACTCGCCGCGCGCGCCGCCGTCTGCATCGACAACGCCCGCCTCTACCGGCGCGAGCACGAGCGGGCACTGATCCTCCAGCGGAGCCTGCTGCCCCCCGGCGACCCCGAGGCGGCCGGCCTGGACATCGCCTGCCGCTACCTGCCCGGGAACGCGGCGACCGAGGTCGGCGGCGACTGGTTCGACGTCATCGAACTGCCCGGGCACCGCACGGCGCTGGTCGTCGGGGACGTGATGGGCCGGGGGCTGCGCGCCGCCGTCGCGATGGGTGAACTGCGGACCGCCGTACGGACACTGGCCCTGCTGGACCTGGAGCCGGCCGAGGTGCTCTCCGCGCTGGACGAGGTCGCCCGCGGCCTCGGCGCCCCCGGAGGCGCACAGCAGGCCTCGCGGGCGGCGCTGCACTCGCGCGACGCCGACCGCTCGGAGGTCTACCTCGCCACCTGCGTCTACGCCGTCTACGACCCGGTGACCCGGCGCTGCACCATCGCCAACGCCGGCCACATGCCGCCGGTCCTGGTCGAACCCCCCGAGGAGGGCGTCGCGCCCCGGCCCGGGCTGCTGCTGGAGGTGCCGCCCGGGATGCCGCTGGGCGTGGGCGGCGAACCGTTCGAGGAGGTGGAGATCGACCTCCCCGAGGGGGCCCTGCTCGCCCTGTACACCGACGGGCTCGTCGAATCGCGGGACCATCCGCTGGAGGAGGGCCTGAGCGGGCTGCGCGACGCGCTGGCCGACCCGGCCCGCCCGCTGGAGGAGGTCTGCGACCACGTGCTGAACACCCTGGAGACCCGGCACGGCGAGGACGACATCGCGCTGTTGATGGCACGGGTGCAGGGGCTCCCGGTCGACGCGGTCGGGGACTGGCAGCTGCCGCGCGAGGCCCGCTCGGTGGGACGCGCCCGGGAACTGGCGCGGGCGAAGCTGCCGGCGTGGGGCCTGGAGGGGCTGCTGGACACCACCGAGCTGCTGGTGAGCGAGCTGGTGACCAACGCCCTGCGGTACGGGGAGGGGGAGATCCGGCTGCGGCTGCTGCTGGACCGCACCCTGGTCTGCGAGGTGTGGGACGCGAACCTGGCGCAGCCGCGCCGGCGCCGGGCCCGCGACACCGACGAGGGCGGCCGCGGGCTCCAACTGGTCGGGCTGCTGTCCGCCGGGTGGGGCACGCGGCGCACCCACCGGGGCAAGACGGTGTGGTTCGAACTCCCGCTGCCGGGCGCAGCCGCCGAACCGGTGACCGAACTGTCGGCGGAGCAACTGCTCGGCATGTACGGCTGA